A DNA window from Engystomops pustulosus chromosome 6, aEngPut4.maternal, whole genome shotgun sequence contains the following coding sequences:
- the TANC2 gene encoding protein TANC2 isoform X1 — MFRNSLKMFLGGGKSNRKNRSSDGGNEEPQERRQHSVDSRHGRASQGGSSSENDCAFDPDYSITPLPVTEGMQHIRMMEGMSRSLPSSPLLTHQAISVRLQPVKKLTAPLRKAKFVESPRIPESELGSPTLGSSQKLDADAYLLGEEESVLGPPPSVDEAANTLMTRLGFLLGEKVSDVQAAGPQYSMEGQEENQGSAATQRISPCSTLTSSTASPPASSPCSTLPPPNTTLPTKDCSPTSTLESRDSGIIATLTSYSENVDRSKYGADSNKELGSRGCVKQGQKSMDSSLYRVDENIMASTFSLNKIPERGLDTGLSQSVQSIPLYLMPRPNSVAATSSAHLEDLAYLDEQRHTPLRTSLRMPRQTLAGPRTPQDLRVRFAPYRPPDISLKPLLFEVPSITTDATFVGRDWLFHEIDAQLQSEDESVNRGVVICGNIGFGKTAIISRLVSLSCHGTRLRQLTSDSPHASPKHSEANRELAQTGQTHSGISSGSCPGTPEMRRRQEEAMRRIAAQVVAYHYCQADNAYTCLVPEFVHNVAALLCRAPQLVAYREQLLREPHLQSLLSLRSCVQDPSASFRRGVLEPLENLYKERKIPDEDYIILIDGLNEAEFHKPDYGDTIVSFLSKMIGKFPRWLKLIVTVRTTLQEITKLLPFHRIFLDRLEENEAIDQDLQAYILQRIHSSSEIQNNISLNGKMDNTTFGKLSSHLKTLSQGSYLYLKLTFDLIEKGYLVLKSSSYKVVPVSLSEVYLLQCNMRFPTQSSFERALPLLNVAVASLHPLTDEHIFQAINAGSVDGGLEWEDFQQRMENLSMFLIKRRDLTRMFVHPSFREWLIWREDGEKTKFLCDPRSGHILLAFWFSRQEGKLNRQQTIELGHHILKAHIFKGLSKKVGVSSSILQALWISYSTDGLSMALASLRNLYTPNIKVSRLLIMGGANVNYRTEVLNNAPILCVQAHLGYTEMVALLLEFSVNVDASSESGMTPLAYSAASGHLTIAMLLCKRRAKVDLLDKNGQCALVHAALRGHLEVVKYLIQWDWTMAGQQSGVLKKSQAIQQALIAAASMGYSEIVSYLLDLPEKDEEEEQRAQINSFDGLWGETALTAAAGRGKLDVCRLLLEQGAAVSQPNRRGVVPIFSAVRQGHWQIVDLLLTHGADVNMADKQGRTPLMTAASEGHVATVEFLLAQGASIGLMDKEGLTALSWACLKGHLAVVRLLVENGAATDHADKNGRTPLDLAAFYGDADVVQFLVDHGAMIEHVDYSGMRPLDRAVGCRNTSVVVALLKKGAKIGCQTLPSRPKGPATWAMATSKPDIMVILLSKLMEEGDMFYKKGKVKEAAQRYQYAMKKFPREGFGEDLKTFRELKVSLLLNLSRCRRKMNDFGMAEEFATKALELKPKSYEAFYARARAKRSSRQFTAALEDLNEAIQICPNNREIQRLLMRVEEECRQVQQEEEVQELQDEPEPEVPNEDIDSTQEDIYEEEYLEQDLDNVPVGLQSEGRQCQGIPGMQSPPQSPAHRDSAYMSGSHQVFDFRSNSSVGSPTRQGYQSTSPSLSPTHQNSHYRPSPPQTSPAHQSSSYRFSPPPVGGQVMDYPSPPPSPLRRAPQYRASPPSESIGMYRQQSGSPVRYQQDPCISQHPGRPKSPLSKISQRSFQMSQLPTAVPQPAHRLQPAKAQIVRSNQPSSAVHSSAVIPGGTYGQVAHGMASKYQTSSGEMSQSRLVYQASLGGLIADGRPMQHVQASLSAGAICQHGGIAKEDIPQRPTSAYRGGMRYNQTPQIGRSQSASYYPVCHTKLDLERQSSQLGSPDVSHLIRRPVSINPVEIKPHPPTPRPLLHSQSVGLRFSPSSNSISSSSSLSATFRPSASIQQMEIPLKPAYERLCDELSPVSPPQGSYPSEPTRSRTTPFMGIIDKTARTQQYPHHHQQSRTWAVSSVDTVLSPTSPGILPQQESFSPPSSISNIAFYNKTNNAQNGHLLEDDYYGPHGVLSNGSRGDLLERVTQASSYPDVKVARTLPVAQAYQDNLYRQLSRDSRQGQTSPIKPKRPFVESNV, encoded by the exons GGCTCTGCAGCTACCCAGCGGATTAGTCCATGTTCCACCTTAACCAGCAGTACAGCCTCTCCACctgccagcagcccctgctctACCCTTCCTCCCCCCAACACTACTCTCCCAACAAAGGACTGCAGCCCTACTTCTACCCTGGAGAGCAGAGACAGTGGCATTATTG CCACCCTGACCAGCTACTCGGAGAACGTGGACCGTTCCAAGTATGGTGCAGATAGCAACAAGGAACTTGGCTCTCGAGGGTGTGTAAAGCAGGGCCAGAAGTCAATGGATTCAAGTCTCTACCGTGTGGATGAGAATATTATGGCCTCCACtttcagcttaaataaaatccccGAGAGGGGACTGGACACTGGACTCTCGCAATCCGTGCAGTCAATCCCACTCTACCTCATGCCCCGCCCCAACTCTGTCGCAG CTACTAGCTCTGCACACTTGGAGGACCTTGCATACCTGGATGAGCAGAGACATACACCTTTGCGGACCTCCTTACGAATGCCACGGCAGACCCTTGCAGGACCACGCACCCCACAGGACCTCCGAG TTCGCTTTGCCCCCTACCGACCACCAGATATCTCCTTGAAACCGCTGCTATTTGAGGTGCCGAGTATCACCACGGATGCTACATTTGTTGGCCGAGATTGGCTCTTTCATGAGATTGACGCACAGCTACAGAGTGAAGATGAGAGCGTAAATCGGGGTGTAGTCATTTGTGGCAATATTGGATTTGGGAAAACGGCAATCATCTCACGACTGGTGTCTCTTAGTTGTCATGGGACAAGATTGAGACAGCTCACCTCTGACAGCCCCCATGCATCACCAAAGC attcAGAAGCTAATCGGGAATTGGCACAGACAGGACAGACTCATTCTGGGATCTCTAGTGGAAGCTGTCCAGGAACTCCTGAAATGCGAAGACGGCAAGAAGAAGCTATGCGGAGGATAGCAGCACAG GTGGTGGCGTATCACTACTGCCAGGCTGACAATGCATACACCTGTCTAGTGCCTGAATTTGTTCACAATGTGGCCGCTTTGCTGTGCCGTGCCCCCCAGCTAGTTGCGTACAGGGAGCAGCTTCTACGTGAACCACATTTACAGAGTCTGCTCAGTCTAAGGTCCTGTGTGCAAGACCCCTCAGCATCTTTTCGCAGGGGGGTTCTTGAGCCGCTTGAAAATCTATACAAAG AGAGAAAGATTCCAGATGAAGATTACATTATCCTAATAGATGGACTGAACGAAGCAGAGTTCCACAAGCCAGACTATGGAGACACCATTGTGTCCTTTCTAAGCAAGATGATTGGAAAATTCCCCCGTTGGTTAAAGCTCATAGTTACTGTTAGGACCACCCTGCAG gaaatcaccaAGCTTCTTCCTTTTCACCGAATATTTTTGGATCGACTAGAAGAAAATGAGGCAATAGATCAGGATCTCCAGGCCTACATCTTGCAACGGATACACAGCAGTTCCGAAATCCAGAACAATATCTCACTTAATGGAAAAATGGATAACACCACGTTTGGAAAACTTAGTTCCCACCTCAAGACTTTGAGCCAAGGTTCCTACTTATACCTAAAGCTAACATTTGACCTCATAGAGAAGGGCTACTTGGTACTCAAGAGCTCCAGTTACAAAGTAGTTCCTGTATCACTCTCGGAGGTTTATCTCCTGCAGTGTAACATGAGGTTCCCTACACAATCCTCCTTTGAGAGGGCACTTCCTCTTCTCAATGTTGCTGTGGCTTCTCTCCACCCATTGACGGATGAGCACATCTTCCAGGCCATTAATGCAGGCAGCGTGGATGGAGGGCTTGAATGGGAGGATTTTCAGCAACGTATGGAGAACCTTTCCATGTTCTTGATTAAGAGGAGGGACCTGACCCGAATGTTTGTGCACCCGTCCTTCAGAGAATGGTTAATATGGAGAGAAGATGGAGAGAAAACCAAGTTTCTTTGTGATCCCAG GAGTGGACATATCCTGCTGGCCTTCTGGTTCTCTCGTCAGGAGGGGAAGCTGAACAGGCAACAGACCATAGAGCTGGGGCATCACATCCTGAAAGCACATATCTTCAAG GGTCTCAGTAAGAAGGTCGGGGTCTCTTCATCTATTTTACAAGCTCTGTGGATTTCCTACAGCACAGATGGCCTTTCCATGGCACTGGCATCTCTACGAAACCTCTACACTCCAAACATCAAA GTGAGCCGCCTTCTCATTATGGGTGGAGCTAATGTAAACTACCGCACTGAGGTCCTGAACAATGCCCCCATCCTCTGCGTTCAGGCCCATCTGGGGTACACTGAGATGGTGGCACTGCTGTTAGAGTTCTCCGTCAATGTTGACGCCAGTTCGGAGAGTGGCATGACCCCTCTAGCCTATTCCGCAGCCTCAGGTCATCTGACGATTGCCATGTTACTGTGTAAGAGGAGAGCTAAG GTGGATCTGCTGGATAAGAATGGACAGTGTGCGCTAGTCCATGCTGCCCTGCGTGGCCACCTGGAGGTGGTGAAATATCTTATCCAGTGGGACTGGACAATGGCCGGACAACAGTCTGGAGTTTTAAAGAAAAGTCAAGCCATACAGCAAGCACTGATCGCCGCAGCCAGCATGGGATACTCAGAG ATTGTCTCCTACCTTCTGGACCTGCCAGAAAAAGATGAGGAAGAGGAACAGAGAGCTCAGATTAATAGCTTCGATGGGCTGTGGGGAGAGACAG CACTAACAGCTGCTGCAGGTCGTGGAAAGCTGGATGTTTGCCGCCTACTTCTTGAGCAAGGAGCAGCTGTATCCCAACCCAACCGGAGAGGTGTTGTTCCAATATTCAGTGCTGTACGGCAAGGGCACTGGCAG ATTGTGGATTTGCTGCTTACACACGGTGCAGATGTGAATATGGCTGACAAGCAGGGTCGTACCCCATTAATGACCGCGGCATCAGAGGGACATGTCGCCACTGTGGAGTTTCTGCTGGCACAAG GAGCTTCCATCGGGCTCATGGACAAGGAGGGACTGACAGCTCTGAGTTGGGCctgccttaaagggcatctagctGTGGTGAGGTTGTTGGTAGAAAATGGAGCTGCCACTGACCATGCTGACAAAAATGGCCGTACACCGCTAGATCTTGCAGCTTTTTATGGCGACGCAGATGTG GTACAGTTCTTGGTGGACCATGGTGCTATGATTGAACATGTGGATTACAGCGGCATGCGCCCCCTTGATCGAGCTGTAGGCTGCAGGAACACATCGGTTGTGGTAGCTCTCCTGAAGAAAGGAGCTAAAATAG GCTGTCAGACCTTACCAAGCCGCCCAAAAG GTCCAGCCACCTGGGCCATGGCTACGTCCAAACCAGACATCATGGTCATTCTGCTGAGTAAACTGATGGAAGAGGGAGACATGTTCTACAAG AAAGGGAAAGTAAAAGAAGCCGCACAGAGATACCAGTACGCCATGAAGAAGTTTCCACGGGAGGGCTTCGGAGAAGATCTTAAGACTTTTCGAGAACTGAAAGTGTCACTTTTACTGAACCTATCCCGATGTCGTCGGAAGATGAAT GACTTTGGAATGGCAGAGGAATTTGCTACTAAGGCTCTGGAATTGAAACCAAAGTCATATGAGGCATTCTATGCTAGAGCCAGGGCCAAACGAAGTAGCAG ACAGTTCACAGCAGCTTTAGAAGACCTGAATGAAGCAATCCAGATCTGCCCTAACAATCGAGAAATTCAGCGACTTCTAATGAGAGTAGAAGAGGAATGCAGGCAAGTCCAACAAGAGGAGGAAGTCCAAGAGCTTCAAGATGAACCAGAACCAGAAGTACCAAACGAGGACATTGATTCTACACAAGAAGACATCTACGAAGAAGAGTACCTGGAACAGGATTTAGACAATGTCCCTGTAGGATTACAAAGTGAAGGAAGACAATGTCAGGGCATTCCAGGCATGCAAAGTCCTCCACAGTCTCCTGCTCATCGAGATTCTGCATATATGTCTGGCTCACACCAAGTATTTGACTTTAGATCAAATAGCTCTGTTGGTTCTCCTACCCGGCAAGGCTATCAGTCAACTTCTCCATCCCTGTCTCCAACACACCAGAACTCTCACTATCGCCCCAGTCCTCCTCAAACATCCCCTGCTCATCAGAGTTCTTCCTACCGCTTTAGTCCGCCTCCTGTAGGCGGTCAGGTCATGGACTACCCTAGCCCACCACCTTCACCATTACGAAGGGCCCCTCAGTACAGAGCTAGCCCTCCGAGTGAAAGTATAGGTATGTATAGACAACAGTCTGGTTCTCCAGTTAGGTATCAGCAAGATCCATGTATAAGTCAGCATCCTGGAAGACCAAAGTCTCCATTATCTAAGATATCTCAGAGGTCTTTCCAAATGTCACAGCTTCCCACCGCAGTTCCACAACCTGCACACAGATTACAGCCAGCTAAGGCACAAATAGTACGTAGCAACCAACCCAGTTCGGCAGTGCATTCTAGTGCAGTAATTCCTGGTGGTACATATGGACAGGTGGCACATGGTATGGCAAGTAAATACCAGACATCCTCTGGAGAGATGAGTCAAAGCCGATTAGTATATCAAGCTTCTCTTGGTGGTCTTATAGCTGATGGACGTCCAATGCAGCATGTGCAGGCCAGTTTGAGTGCAGGAGCCATTTGTCAGCATGGTGGAATTGCCAAGGAGGATATACCACAGAGACCTACATCGGCCTATCGAGGAGGAATGAGATATAACCAAACTCCTCAAATTGGACGAAGTCAGTCTGCATCATATTATCCAGTATGTCACACAAAGCTGGATCTTGAGCGCCAATCCAGTCAGCTAGGTTCACCAGATGTTTCCCACCTTATTAGGAGGCCTGTGAGTATTAATCCTGTGGAAATCAAACCTCACCCACCTACTCCAAGACCATTGTTACACTCACAAAGTGTAGGACTTCGTTTTTCTCCATCTAGCAACAGTATTTCGTCCTCTTCCAGCCTCTCTGCCACCTTCCGACCATCTGCATCTATACAACAGATGGAAATTCCACTTAAACCAGCTTATGAGAGACTCTGCGATGAGctgtctcctgtgtcccccccccaagGAAGTTACCCCAGTGAACCAACACGCTCTAGGACAACCCCCTTCATGGGTATAATTGATAAGACAGCACGGACTCAGCAGTATCCCCACCACCATCAGCAGAGTCGGACATGGGCGGTCTCCTCTGTTGACACTGTTCTCAGTCCCACATCTCCTGGTATCTTGCCCCAGCAAGAATCTTTCAGTCCCCCTTCCTCAATCAGCAACATCGCCTTTTATAACAAAACCAACAATGCACAGAATGGGCATCTGCTTGAAGACGACTACTATGGTCCGCACGGTGTGCTGTCTAATGGCTCTCGAGGGGACTTATTGGAGAGAGTCACACAGGCCTCCTCTTATCCTGATGTCAAGGTGGCCAGAACACTGCCTGTTGCACAGGCTTACCAGGACAACCTGTACAGGCAGCTGTCTCGGGACTCTCGGCAGGGCCAGACTTCGCCCATCAAACCAAAGAGACCCTTTGTGGAGTCTAATGTGTAG